From Bacillus basilensis, a single genomic window includes:
- the recG gene encoding ATP-dependent DNA helicase RecG produces MNEVVQVPVTDVKGIGGETSELLHEMGIYTVSHLLEHFPYRYEDYAMKDLAEVKHDERVTVEGKVHSAPLLQYYGKKKSRLTVRVLVGRYLITAVCFNRPYYKQKLNLDETVTITGKWDQHRQTIAVSELHFGPVVRQQEVEPVYSVKGKLTVKQMRRFIAQAFKEYGDSIVEVLPDGLLSRYKLLPRYEALRALHFPAGQEDLKQARRRFVYEEFFLFQLKMQTLRKMERENSKGTKKEIPLAELQEFIDALPFPLTGAQRRVVDEIMNDMTSPYRMNRLLQGDVGSGKTVVAAIGLYAAKLAHYQGALMVPTEILAEQHYQSLAETFSHFGMKVELLTSSVKGARRREILAKLEQGEIDILVGTHALIQDEVIFHRLGLVITDEQHRFGVAQRRVLREKGESPDVLFMTATPIPRTLAITAFGEMDVSIIDEMPAGRKVIETYWAKHDMLDRVLGFVEKEIKKGRQAYVICPLIEESEKLDVQNAIDLHSMLTHHYQGKCQVGLMHGRLSSQEKEEIMGQFSENKVQILVSTTVVEVGVNVPNATVMVIYDAERFGLSQLHQLRGRVGRGSEQSYCLLIADPKSETGKERMRIMTETNDGFVLSEKDLELRGPGDFFGSKQSGLPEFKVADMVHDYRALETARQDAALLVDSEAFWHNDQYASLRTYLDGTGVFQGEKLD; encoded by the coding sequence TTGAATGAAGTTGTACAAGTTCCTGTTACGGATGTAAAGGGAATCGGAGGAGAAACATCTGAATTACTACACGAGATGGGAATTTATACAGTTTCTCATCTATTAGAACATTTTCCGTACCGTTATGAAGATTATGCGATGAAAGATCTTGCTGAAGTAAAGCATGATGAACGTGTAACAGTTGAGGGGAAAGTTCATAGTGCTCCTTTGCTGCAATATTATGGGAAGAAGAAGTCGCGTCTTACGGTTCGTGTTCTCGTCGGTCGTTATTTAATTACAGCTGTATGTTTTAATAGGCCGTACTATAAGCAGAAATTAAATTTAGATGAAACGGTAACGATTACTGGTAAATGGGATCAGCACCGTCAAACGATTGCGGTATCAGAGCTTCATTTTGGACCAGTAGTACGTCAACAAGAAGTAGAGCCTGTATACTCAGTGAAAGGGAAACTTACAGTAAAACAGATGCGCCGTTTTATTGCACAAGCGTTTAAGGAGTATGGAGACTCTATAGTTGAAGTGTTACCTGATGGATTGCTAAGTCGATATAAATTATTGCCGCGTTATGAAGCGCTTCGGGCGTTGCATTTTCCGGCAGGACAGGAAGATTTGAAACAAGCACGTCGCCGTTTTGTATATGAGGAGTTTTTCTTATTTCAGCTGAAAATGCAAACATTACGGAAAATGGAGAGGGAAAATTCGAAAGGGACGAAAAAAGAAATCCCTTTAGCAGAATTGCAAGAGTTTATCGATGCACTTCCGTTTCCATTAACTGGCGCGCAACGCCGGGTTGTAGATGAAATTATGAACGATATGACATCTCCTTATCGGATGAATCGTCTGTTGCAAGGTGATGTAGGTTCCGGGAAAACAGTTGTTGCAGCCATTGGCCTTTATGCAGCGAAATTAGCACATTATCAAGGTGCTTTAATGGTTCCTACAGAAATTTTAGCAGAACAACATTATCAATCGCTCGCAGAGACGTTCTCGCATTTTGGTATGAAGGTTGAATTGTTAACAAGTTCTGTTAAAGGCGCGAGACGTCGGGAAATTTTGGCGAAATTAGAACAAGGAGAAATAGATATCCTTGTTGGAACACATGCTTTAATTCAAGATGAAGTTATCTTTCATAGGTTAGGTCTCGTTATTACTGATGAACAACATCGATTTGGTGTAGCACAGCGACGAGTTTTAAGGGAGAAAGGTGAAAGTCCAGACGTATTATTTATGACGGCGACCCCAATTCCGCGTACGTTAGCAATTACTGCATTTGGAGAGATGGATGTTTCTATAATCGATGAGATGCCAGCTGGTAGAAAGGTAATTGAAACATACTGGGCAAAACATGATATGTTAGACCGTGTTCTCGGTTTTGTGGAGAAGGAGATAAAAAAAGGAAGACAAGCATATGTAATTTGTCCCCTTATTGAAGAATCTGAGAAACTTGATGTACAAAATGCTATCGATTTACATAGTATGCTGACTCATCATTATCAAGGGAAATGTCAAGTCGGATTAATGCATGGAAGATTATCATCTCAAGAAAAAGAAGAGATAATGGGACAATTTAGTGAAAATAAAGTGCAAATTCTTGTGTCGACAACAGTTGTTGAAGTAGGTGTGAACGTACCGAATGCGACTGTAATGGTTATTTATGACGCAGAGCGTTTCGGTTTATCGCAGCTCCATCAGCTTAGGGGGCGTGTTGGGCGTGGTAGTGAACAATCATATTGTTTATTAATCGCGGATCCAAAATCGGAAACGGGAAAAGAACGAATGCGTATTATGACCGAAACGAATGATGGATTTGTATTGTCAGAAAAAGATTTAGAGTTAAGAGGTCCTGGAGATTTCTTTGGAAGTAAGCAAAGTGGTTTACCAGAATTTAAGGTTGCTGATATGGTACATGATTATCGAGCGTTAGAAACAGCTAGACAAGATGCGGCGTTACTAGTAGATTCAGAAGCTTTTTGGCATAATGATCAATATGCTTCGCTGCGTACGTATCTTGACGGGACAGGTGTGTTCCAGGGAGAGAAGCTCGATTAA